Below is a genomic region from Rhodococcus sp. WMMA185.
CTGCTCGGGACGACCGATCTCGATCGGAGAGGTGGCAGCAACTCTTGCGCAGGCCTGCGAAGGCCCCGAACCCGTCGTCACCGGCGAGTACCGCCCCGGCGATGTGAGGCATATCGTCGCAAGCCCTGAGCTGGCCGGCGAAGTGCTCGGATTCCGTGCACAGATACCGCCGGAAACGGGTCTCGCGGCGTTCGCGCACGCACCCCTGAGGTCGGCGACACCGGCAGGGCCGCCTCGTGTCTGAGCGAACACCGACCGCCGCACCCGACGTCACCGTCGTCATCCCCTGTATGAACGAGGCCGGTTCCCTACCCGGAGTACTGGCAGCGATTCCCGACGGATACCGGACAGTGGTCGTGGACAACAACTCCACCGACGACACCGCAGACGTCGCCCGCGCCCACGGCGCGTCGGTGATACGTGAGCAGATCCCGGGATACGGTTCCGCCGTTCACGCGGGGGTACTTGCCGCACGAACTTCCGTGGTCTGCGTACTGGACGGCGACGGATCGATGAACGCGGGTGAACTTCCGCGACTCGTTGCCTCATTGGACTCGGGCGCCGACCTTGCGGTGGGACGCCGCAGGGCAGATCGCCGCGGAGCGTGGCCGCTCTACAGCAGACTCGGCAATGCCGTCCTCGCCGCTCGGCTTCGGCGTCGA
It encodes:
- a CDS encoding glycosyltransferase family 2 protein; this encodes MSERTPTAAPDVTVVIPCMNEAGSLPGVLAAIPDGYRTVVVDNNSTDDTADVARAHGASVIREQIPGYGSAVHAGVLAARTSVVCVLDGDGSMNAGELPRLVASLDSGADLAVGRRRADRRGAWPLYSRLGNAVLAARLRRRYGLPVHDLGAMRAVRRQDLLDLHVDDRRSGYPLQLLVLAGRAHWRVVEHDITYRPRTAGSSKVSGSLKGTIVALHDFWKVIA